In Streptomyces sp. NBC_00704, a genomic segment contains:
- a CDS encoding IS110 family transposase, translated as MTSLPQPTLPAQSEEPLVEDVILGVDTHKDVHVAAVVTVLGVLLAHQEFPVTAASYRQLLSWASSFGVLRRAGVECTGSFGAALARFLSRESICVVEVNQPARALRRKHGKTDAVDAEAAARAVLSGRADVTPKTGEGPAADMRVLRLAKESAVKARTQAKNQLKAVLLGVDPVLREALSDLSNTTLIATCADLPDTGDAAVFTLRLLARRIQQLTSEVKELTSRITKAVRRCRPELLDIIGVGPDSAAALLIAAGDNPERLTSEASFAALCGVSPVEQSSGKTQRRRLNRGGNRQANAALYRIVITRLRRDARTRLYLERRTKQGMSKRETIRCLKRYVAREIYGQIQRTPALGTALLPLDAT; from the coding sequence ATCACCAGCCTGCCCCAGCCGACTTTGCCCGCACAGTCTGAAGAACCGCTGGTGGAGGACGTGATCCTGGGGGTTGACACCCACAAGGACGTACATGTCGCCGCCGTGGTCACCGTGCTCGGGGTGCTCCTGGCCCACCAGGAGTTCCCGGTCACCGCTGCCAGCTATCGCCAACTCCTGTCCTGGGCAAGCTCTTTCGGCGTCCTGCGCCGAGCCGGCGTGGAGTGCACCGGTTCCTTCGGAGCGGCTCTGGCACGCTTCCTGAGCCGGGAAAGTATATGCGTCGTCGAGGTCAACCAGCCCGCCCGCGCCCTGCGCCGCAAGCACGGCAAGACCGATGCCGTCGATGCTGAGGCCGCGGCCCGCGCGGTTTTGTCCGGGCGCGCTGACGTCACGCCCAAGACCGGCGAGGGCCCGGCCGCCGACATGCGCGTACTGCGGCTGGCGAAGGAGTCGGCCGTCAAGGCCCGCACGCAGGCGAAGAACCAACTCAAGGCCGTACTCCTCGGGGTCGATCCCGTGCTGCGCGAGGCACTGTCCGACCTCAGCAACACAACCCTGATCGCCACGTGCGCCGATCTCCCCGACACTGGCGACGCCGCCGTCTTCACGCTCCGTCTGCTGGCCCGGCGCATCCAGCAGCTGACCTCTGAGGTGAAGGAACTCACCAGCCGGATCACCAAGGCCGTTCGTCGGTGCCGCCCGGAGCTTCTGGACATCATCGGGGTTGGGCCCGACAGCGCTGCTGCCCTGTTGATCGCCGCCGGCGACAATCCGGAACGGCTGACCAGCGAAGCATCATTCGCCGCTCTATGCGGCGTCAGCCCGGTCGAGCAGTCTTCCGGAAAGACGCAGCGGCGGAGGCTGAACCGCGGAGGAAACCGGCAGGCCAACGCTGCCCTCTACCGCATCGTCATTACTCGCCTTCGCCGTGACGCCCGCACACGTCTCTACCTCGAACGACGCACCAAGCAGGGCATGTCGAAACGCGAGACCATCCGCTGCCTCAAACGCTACGTTGCTCGCGAGATCTACGGTCAGATCCAGCGGACGCCAGCCCTTGGCACCGCGCTGCTGCCGCTTGACGCAACATAG
- a CDS encoding ISAs1 family transposase, which yields MERLDLRGRVITADAMHTQTGHAQHIIAQGGHYILAVKGNQKKLCRQLRHLPWREVPLQHRTREQGHGRREIRRLKVCTVQLGLLFPHAVQAIEVKRRRTSRTTDETTIKTIYAVTSLTPEQATPERIAELIRRHWQVEALHHVRVVTFAEDTSRVRTGSAPRAMVTLRNLAIGLIRQAGWTNIAAATDRYRSRTDHALQLLSFKAWCRQGLTARDPCGMPTA from the coding sequence TTGGAACGGCTCGACCTGCGTGGACGTGTCATCACCGCCGACGCGATGCACACCCAGACCGGCCATGCCCAGCACATCATCGCCCAGGGCGGGCACTACATCCTGGCCGTCAAGGGCAACCAGAAGAAGCTCTGCCGACAGCTGCGGCATCTGCCCTGGCGCGAGGTCCCACTGCAGCACCGCACCCGCGAACAGGGCCATGGCCGACGCGAGATACGCCGGCTCAAGGTCTGCACCGTCCAGCTTGGCCTCCTCTTCCCGCACGCCGTGCAGGCCATCGAGGTCAAGCGCCGCCGCACCAGCCGCACGACGGACGAGACCACCATCAAGACGATCTACGCGGTCACCAGCCTCACTCCCGAGCAGGCCACCCCGGAACGGATCGCCGAACTGATCCGCAGGCACTGGCAGGTCGAGGCCCTGCACCACGTGAGAGTCGTGACCTTCGCCGAGGACACTTCCCGCGTCCGCACCGGCAGCGCACCCCGCGCGATGGTAACGCTCCGCAACCTCGCCATCGGCCTCATCCGGCAGGCTGGCTGGACGAACATCGCCGCCGCGACCGACCGCTACCGGTCACGAACCGACCACGCCCTCCAACTACTGAGCTTCAAAGCGTGGTGTCGGCAAGGGCTGACGGCTCGTGATCCCTGCGGTATGCCGACTGCATGA
- a CDS encoding transposase family protein, which translates to MPSSLIDVLQRHREDADLLHLSAELSELAALSEGLDRLPDSRRVRGRRYWLGSLLALCLLAVLGGATTLAGIARYAIDTSPEARARIGLRRPPRATTLGRLLSRLDGDALDDAVGAWLARHASDPADERTVELVGVAVDGHSRTRQPHRREDGRPPPRRRPARGPGRGLPAADRREEQ; encoded by the coding sequence GTGCCATCCTCCCTGATCGACGTTCTCCAGCGCCATCGCGAGGACGCCGACCTGTTGCACCTGTCTGCCGAGCTGTCCGAACTCGCCGCGCTGTCGGAGGGGTTGGACCGGCTTCCCGATTCACGACGGGTGCGGGGGCGCCGCTACTGGCTGGGGTCACTGCTCGCCCTGTGCCTGCTCGCGGTGCTCGGCGGCGCCACCACGCTGGCCGGCATCGCCCGCTATGCCATCGATACCTCTCCCGAGGCGCGGGCGAGGATCGGGCTGCGGCGTCCGCCACGCGCCACCACGCTGGGCCGCCTGCTGTCACGTCTGGACGGCGACGCCCTCGATGATGCCGTGGGCGCCTGGCTGGCCCGGCACGCGAGTGACCCGGCCGACGAACGCACCGTGGAGCTGGTGGGTGTGGCCGTCGACGGCCACAGCCGTACGCGGCAGCCGCACCGGCGAGAAGACGGCCGTCCACCTCCTCGCCGCCGTCCTGCACGAGGGCCAGGCCGTGGTCTCCCAGCGGCAGATCGCCGCGAAGAGCAATGA